The Terrirubrum flagellatum nucleotide sequence CGCATGACGGAGACGCAATCGACTGCTCCGCGCGCGATCCGTCTCGCCATCCTCGCGATGGGTGGCGAGGGCGGCGGCGTTCTCGCTGACTGGATCGTCGATCTCGCCGAACATGCCGGCCATTTCGCGCAAACGACGTCCGTTCCCGGCGTTGCGCAGCGGACCGGCGCGACAATCTATTATCTCGAACTTTTCGCTCAATCCGCATCGGGCGCCTCCGGCCGACCGCCTGTGTTGGCCCTGACGCCAGTGCCCGGAGATGTCGATATTGTTCTGGCGTCCGAGCTGATGGAGGCCGGACGCGCCGTCCAGCGCGGCATCGTCACGCCTGACAAGACCACGTTGATCGCATCAACGCACCGCGTCTTCGCGATGACCGAGAAGATCGCGCTCGGAGATGGCCGGACGGACGCGCCGGCGGTTTACGATGCATGTCGTTCAGCGGCAAAGCGGCTTGTCGCGTTTGACATGGCCGCAATGGCGAATGAGTCGAAAAGCGTAATCAGCGCCGTCTTGTTCGGCGCGCTCGCTGGCGCCGGGGTGTTGCCATTCACGCGCGAACAGTTCGAAGCGACGATTGATCGCGGTGGCGTTGGCGTGGCTGCGTCAAAGCGCGCATTTGGCCTGGGCTTCGGAGTTGCGTCTGGAGAGCAAGTCGAGCTTGCGCCAACGCTCGCCTCTTCGCTCCAGACAGGCATCGCGCCACGGGAAGAAAACTGGATTGCGCAGGCGATGCAGGAGTTTCCGGGCGGAGCCGCGGCAACGATCAAGGCAGGCGTCGAACGCCTCATCGATTATCAGGATGAAGCCTATGCGCGCCTCTATCTTTCGCGCCTTAAGCCGATCGCGGAGATCGACAAAAAGCGCGGCGCGGATTCTGCACTGCTTCTGAATGAGGCCGGGCGCTATCTTGCGCTTGGGATGGCCTATGAGGATACAATCCGGGTTGCCGACCTGAAGATAAGACCGAGCCGCTTCGCGCGAGTGCGCGAGGAAACGCGGCTCGAAGACGGACAGATCCTTCAGATATCGGAATATCTGCATCCTCGCTTGCAGGAAATCGCCGAGACGGTTCCAGCCTGGCTCGGAAAGCTGATGCTGAAAGTCGCGCCGCTCCGCTGGCTTATCGAGCGCGCGACGACAAAAGGCCGGGTCGTCACGACGACATCTATCCGCGGGTTCCTGCTTCTTTACATCGTCGCAAGCCTGAAATCGTGGCGCCGAAGTTCGATGCGGTACGCCGAAGAGCAGCAGATGCTTGAGGAATGGCTTGCGACGCTCAAGGAGCTCGCCCAGCGCGATTATGCGTTGGCGATTGAGTTCGCGGAATGCAGGAACCTCGTGAAGGGCTATGGCGACACGCATGCGCGCGGCAAGTCGAACTATCTCCGCATTACGTCAGTAATGCAGAATTTGCTTGCGCAGCCGCAGCCCGCAAAGAGTCTCGCCGCTCTCAGAACGGCGGCGCTCGCCGACGAGAGCGGCGCGCAACTTGCGCAAGAAATCAGCCGGCTGGAGCTGGCGCACTAGCATTCGAGCAAAGTCGATTCGCAGGAGGGGATTATGCGAGATCAGCTTTCAAGACGTTCCGTTCTCAATCTTGGCGGCGGCTTCAGCGCCGCGATTCTGCTTGGACTCCCGCGCGATGCGCTCGCACAAGCGGCGGCGAAGGGTCAGCTCACGATGGCTTATCCCGCCGATGTGCCGACATGGGACCCGAATGCGCGATCGCTTGCGGCGGTGCAGTCTCTCTACAAAACCGTATTCGATCAGCCGCTGACGCAAGCTCCCGATATTTCGGCTAAGCCTGCCCTGATCACCAAATGGGGCCATATCGACGACAAGGGGCTCGCGCTTGGCCTCGACTTTCGTTCCGACGTTGTCTTTCACGACGGAACGCCGATGACGGCCAGCGATTTCCGCTATTCTTTCTTCGAGCGACCGCGCGCGCCCGTTCCAGAGGGTGGGCGCCGCCTCGATACCTCGTTCCTGTGGCGGCGTGTTAGAGATATCGAGGTCGTCTCGCCAACGCGTGCGATCATGTACTTTTCGGAGCCAATGCCATCGGCGGTCGCCTGGTTCTATTTTCTGTGCAGCTACGTCGTGCCCAAATCTTATGTCGAGCGTGTCGGCGTCGATGAATTCAATCGCAAACCTGTTGGCTCAGGCCCCTACAAGCTCGTCGAATACCAGCAGGGCGCACGCATCGTTCTCGAGACGCATGACAAATATTGGGGAGACAAGCCTGCAATCCCGCGGGTGACGATCGAGCTCGTGCGCGATCCGACGGCGCGCGTTGCGGCGATTGAATCGCGCCGCGTCGATGTCGCGATCGACGCGCCAATCCGCGAGGCGCAGCGGCTGGGCGCCGTCCCCGGGCTATCGTCAAGCATTGACGCTATCGCCGACATCACGCTGCTGCAGATCACAAAAAATGGCGGCTTCGCCGATGATCGCGTGCGTCTGGCCGCTCATCACGCCATCAACAAAGAAGCCATCTCGAAAGCCTTCTTCGCCGGCGCGGCGACGCCCATCGCTGTTCCTGCAGCGCGCGGCACGCCCGGCTACCCCGAGAATTTCAACTTCCCCTTCTCCGAAGAGAAGGCGGTCGCGCTGCTGAAGGAAGTTGGCCACAGCCCGCAGAGTCCGATCAACATCAAGTTCTCGACCACAAATGGCGCGTTCCCCAGCGACTTCGAAGTCGCTCGCGCAGTCGTGCAGATGTGGAAGAAGGTCGGCATCAACGCTGAACTCGAGACGGTCGAGCTCTCGACCTATCAAGAGCGCCTGCGCGCAAAGACGCTGCCCGAGGCGACCTTGTTCAGCTGGGGCAATTCAAGTGGTGATCCCGAAATGTATGGCGGGTATCTGCTCGATCCGAAGTCGATCTTCTCAGCCATGAAGTCGGACGATCTCGGCCCGATGTTCCAGACGCTGCTGGTCGAGACGGACGAAGCGAAACGCCTTGCAGGTTATAAAGCGGCGCACCAGTTCGCCGCCGAGAAGGGATATACGATCCCGCTCTACCAGACTGTAAAAACCATCGTAAGCCAAAGTGGCGTCAACGTCGTCAAATATGTCAATGGCTGGACGCTGCCGCAGACCTATTCGCAGAAGGGCTGACGCTTCGATCAACCTGGCGTTGACGCATTGTTTCGCGTCGGCGTCAGTTCCGAAAATTCAAGAGACAATTCGTCGATGACACGTATCGCCCTGCAGCTTCTGCTGCGACGGCTTCTACTCGCAATTCCAATTCTTCTGTGCGTTTCGGCGCTCGTATTCGTTATTCTGCGGCTGTTGCCCGCGGACCCGATCGCGATGTCCCTGCCGCCCGGAGCGACGCCTGAGGATGTGGAAAGGCTGAAGCGCGACTTCGGCCTCGATCGCCCGATTCCCGCTCAATATTTGATCTGGTTCGGCAAACTCCTGACTGGCGATCTCGGATCATCGATCTTCTTTCGTCGCGGCGTTGGCGAACTGGTTGGAAAAGCGCTGCCTGCGACGCTGGAACTGGTCACAGCCGGTCTCATTCTGGGCGTCGCAACCGGACTGGCCGGCGGCCTCGTGATGTTTTCATGGCGCGGAGGCGTTAGAGAACAGGCGCTCGATTTCTCGACCACGGTGTTCATGGCGATCCCGGAATTTCTCTGGGCCATTCTGCTTATTCTGACACTTGGCGTCGCAGCGCCTTTGTTGCCTTTCATCGGCAGGCTCGATCCGGGAATAGCGCTGCCGCCTGCAGTCACCGGGTTTCTCCTGATCGACAGCGTCCTAAGCGGGCGATGGTCGGCGCTCGGCAGCGCGCTGCTTCACCTGGTCCTGCCCAGCGTAGCGCTCGCCATCGGTCTTGCACCCTTAATTATGCGCGTGCTGCGCTCGTCCCTGCTTGAGACCATCCTCGAAGATTACATCATGCAGGCGCGGCTGCGCGGCGTCAGCGAAAGGCGCATTCTGTTAGCCCATGCGCTCAAGAACGCCGTGCTGCCGACAATCAGCCTCATCGGCGTCCAAGGCGGCTTCATGTTCGGCGGCACTGTGCTTGTCGAAATGATCTTCGCCTATCCCGGCCTCGGAAATCTGATGGTCGATGCGGTCAGAAATCATGATCTGCCGGTGATCCAGGCAGTGGCGCTGATCTATTGCATCCTCGTTCTCGCGATAAACGCCGTCGTCGATATCGCCTATCTCGCAGCCAATCCCAAGCTGAGGCTTGCGTGAATCCCGTTCTCGCCAGCGCATTGCGGCGGTGTTCGCGCAGCCCGCGCGTCGTGGCCGCCGTGGTGATCATCGCGACGCTTGTGACGGTCGCGAGCGCCGCGCCTTATCTCGCTCCGCATTCGCCGCAGGAGCAGGATCTGCTTAACACCCTGCTCCCGCCCGCCTGGTCTGCGGGTGGTGACGCGGCGTATCCGTTCGGCACGGACACGCTCGGGCGTTGCATCCTGTCTCGCCTCATCTATGGCGCGCGCGTTGCACTTTATGTCGGGCTGACGGCGAGCGTCGGCGCGATGCTGCTTGGCGCCACGCTGGCGCTGCTCGCGAGTTATTTCGGCGGCTGGCTTGATTGGATCATCAGTCGCCTTGTCGATGTCTGGATGGCGTTCCCGCCGGTTGTGCTGGCGTTGATTTTGCTCGTCGGCATGGGCGCCGGCGTCAACAAGGTGATTCTCGCGATCATCCTGATCGACTGGACGCGCTTTTGCCGCGTGCTGCGCTCTGACGCGATCGTGGTGATGAAGCGCGACTATATCGCCGCAGCTCGCCTTTCGGGCTTCAGCCACGCGCAAATCATCGTGAAGGAGCTGCTGCCGGCTGTCTTTCCGCTTCTGATGACGCTTCTCAGTCTCGAAATGGGCATCGCAGTCATCGTCGAGGCGATCATGAGCTTTGTCGGGCTTTCAGTCGAGCCTGATGTCGCCGCCTGGGGCGTCATGATCGCGGATGCGCGCCAGACGATGAGCCAGTCGCCATGGGGCGTTATCTTGCCGGTCGCAGCGATTTTCCTTTCCGTGCTCGCCTTCAACCTGCTGGGGGACGGTTTGCGCCGCGCGCTCGATACGCGGCTTCTTCTCAATCGCGGGGCCGCGTGATGAGTGTGCTGACGGCCGAAGGTTTGACAGTCAGCGCAACCATGGGCGAGAAATCCGTTGAGGCGCTGCGCAACATCGATATGGCTTTGGCCAAAGGTCAGGTGCTCGGCCTCGTCGGCGAGTCCGGCGCCGGCAAAAGCATGATCGGCCGTGTGATCGCTCACAATCTGCCGTCCACTTTCTCTGTGACACGTGGGTCCCTGCGCTTTGGCGATCAGGACCTTTTGTCTGCGACCGGGGCTCAGCGCCTTCGCCTGCTCGGCGATCGCATTGCGTTCATTCCGCAAGAACCGTTGACCGCGCTCAATCCCGTCCTGACGATCGCGCAGCAGTTCGGCGAGCACCTCGCCCGACTCGGCGTCGCATTTGGCGAGCGGCGGAGCAGGATCATCGCGATGCTGCGCGAAGTAAGACTGCGCGACCCCGACGCGCTTCTCGATCAATACCCATTCCAACTCTCTGGCGGGATGTGCCAGCGCGTGCTGATCGCCATGGCGTTCGCGAGCCGCCCCGCTCTCATCATTGCGGATGAACCAACTACGGCGCTCGACGTCAGCACGCAGGTCCACATCGTGCAGATCATCCGCGGCATGCAGCGCGATTATGGCACGGCGATGCTGTTCATCACGCACGATCTGCGTCTGGCGTCGCATGTCTGCGACGACATCATGGTCCTCTATGCCGGCGATGTTGTCGAAAGGGGACCGGGCCGCGAGATCACCGATCGACCACGACATCCTTATACGCGCGCGCTGATCGCCGCCAATCCCCCGCTGACCGGACCTGTACAACGTTTGCGCGCTCTACCCGACCAGATGCCCGGCCTCGCAGGCTTTGCGGACCTGCCCGGTTGTCGCTTTGCGCCACGCTGTCCGACGCGTGACCCGCTTTGCGCAAGCGCGGTTCCCGACATGCAGGCGATCGGCGATCGGCGCTGGGTCAGATGTGCGCCTGGCTGTCTTTCTGATGTTGCCATCGTTGATGACACGCTGACGAGCGCGCCGCCGCCGCTTCCTTCTTCGACGCCAATTCTCAAGCTGGAGAATGTTTCGAAGCATTATCCCGCCGCGCGCAAAATTTTGCGTAAAAGCCCTGCCGGCGTTCACGCCGTGAGGCCGGTCGATCTCGAAATCCGGCCCGGCGAATTCGTCGGCGTGGTGGGCGAATCAGGTTCCGGCAAGAGCACGCTCGCGCGCATGGTGATGGGACTGACAGCGCCATCAAACGGGCGCATCCTCATCGAAGGCGAAGATGTTACGTCAGACAATGCGAGCGCTCATGCATTGAGGATCGATGCGCTTCAGATTGTGTTCCAGGATCCGCAATCCGCGCTCAATCCGCGGCGCACAGTCTTCAATCTCGTGACTCAGCCGATGGAGGCTGCAACAAGAGCGAGCGCGCGAAGCGAACGCAATGAGCGCGCGCGAGCGCTTGCGACCGAAACCGGACTCGCATCCGAATTGCTCAACCGCTATCCCTCGCAACTGTCCGGCGGGCAGAAGCAACGCGTCAATATCGCCAGAGCGCTCTGCGTGACGCCTCGCCTACTCGTCGCGGACGAGATTGTCTCGGGGCTCGACGTCTCGGTCCAGGCGCAAATTCTGAACCTTTTGCTGGACATCAGGGAAAAGCGCGGAATCGGATTGCTTTTTATTTCGCACGATCTTGCCGTTGTGCGTTATCTCTGCTCGCGCGTGCTGGTGATGCAGAATGGCTTTGTCGTTGAGCATGGACCAACGGGCGAAGTTTTCGAAAGACCTCAACACCCCTATACACAGTCCCTGCTGGCCGCTGTTCCGCCCGATGACGCCGGCCGGACATGGCCGCCGGAATCGGCGGCTTCAGTGACCGCGGCATGACCGCTTCCACCAACGAAATATGAGCGGGAGGCTTTGGAATGAACGGATTGAGTGCTCATATCGCCGAGGACGTTACCGAGATTCTGTCGAACCTCGTGGCCTTTCCAACCATCAGCGCGTCTTCGAATCATGACATCAACGCCTATATCGAACAGTACGCACAGCCCTTCGGCGCGCGAGCCAGGCGATTTCCGAACAAGGCCGGAGACAAGGCGAATCTTCTTCTGAGCATCGGTCCGGATGCGCCAGGCGGCCTCGTATTCAGCGGCCATACCGATGTCGTTCCAACCGAAGGGCAGGCCTGGACCGGCGATCCCTGGAGAATGCGAAAAACTGACGGCAAGCTGGTCGGCCGCGGCGCCACCGACATGAAGGGCTTTCTCGCCTGCTGCCTTGCGGCCCTGCCCGCCATTGCATCAAAGCCGCTCGCGAAGCCGATCCATCTCGCCTTTTCCTATGACGAAGAGGTGGGATGCAGCGGCGTCGGCGATATGGCCGAATGGATCGGCAGAAGCAGTCTTGCGCCGCGCCTCGCGATTATCGGCGAAGCCACGAGCATGGATCTTGTGTCAGCGCATAAGGGCGGGCTGATCGGCTGGACAACAGTCACGGGCAAGCCGGGTCATTCATCTCAGCCCGATCGTTATGTGAACGCCGTAATGATCGCCGCCGACCTCATCGCGTTCATCAATACGATCCGCGCCGATATGCGAAACGGGCCGACCTTCGAGGGCCTCGATCCGCCCTACTCCACCATTCAGGTCAACCAGATCTCAGGCGGGTTGCACGGCAACATCGTCGCCGAGCAATGCCGCTTCTTCTGGGAAATGCGCATCATCCCGGGTGAAAGCGACATGGCTGTGCTCAATCGCATGCAGGACTTCGCGCGGGAGAAGCTAGAGCCGGCGATGAAGGCCATCGATCCCACGACCGGGATCTCGATCGATGTGATGGCGCGCATTCCCGGACTGAAGCCTAATGACGACTCGACGCTGGAAGCTGAATTGCTGCGCTTGCTCAACAGGCGCTCTTCTCGTGCGGTTCCCTATGGCACCGAGGCCGGCATCTTTCAGGCGAATGGCGTTCCAGCGGTCGTGATCGGACCGGGCGATATTGCGGACGCGCATCAGCCCGACGAGTCGATTTCGATCGACGCGCTCGTCGACTGCGTTGGCTTTCTCACCCGAGTCGCCGAATCCTGTCAGACGTGACCGGAAGGAGATTTCGCGTGAATCTTAAATTTCTGGAGACGTTCTTCTGGCTGGCGAAACTGCGCAATTTCAGCGTCACGGCTGAACGGCTCAACACCACGCAGCCTGCCATTTCTTCGCGGCTGCGTGCGCTCGAGGACCAGCTCGGCGTCGAGCTCCTCTTTCGCACGACGCGCGAGGTTCATCTCACACCAGCCGGCATCGGCCTTCTTCGTCATGTTGAGGCGATCCTCGAGGAGATGAGACAGATCAGGGAGCGGCTTGGTCTCGATGGCGACATCGCCGGCGTCGTGCGCATCGGCGTCGTTGATGCGATTGTCCGAACATGGTTGCCGACGTTGTTCGAGCTGCTGCGCGAGCGCCATCCGCTGCTATCGCTTGAAGTCACCGTCGACACCACGCTTCAGCTCGCGCGCGCTTTACGCGAAGGCGATCTCCATCTGGTGATCGCCATCGAGCCGGTCTCCGGCGAGCATCTGGCGAGCGCCCCGATTTGCAGCTACGCTATGGGCTGGGTGTGCCGCCCTGACATGATCACGGCAGGCAAACGTTACGAGCCGTCCGACATCGCCGCGCTGCCGCTCATCACTTACCCGCCGCAGACTCCTCCATCACGTCTCATCGCGGACTATTTCCAGGACTTAAATCTGAGCCGCGCGCGCACCAGCGCTTCGAATTCGATGTCGACGATGATTGAGCTCGCGGCAGATGGGCTCGGAGTCGCTGCCGTGCCGCCCGTCTGCGTCGAGCGCGAGATTTCCGAAGGTCGTCTCGCTGCGATCGAGAGCGCGCGCGCCTTCCCGCCGCTGACCTTTGTTGCTTCGTACCGCTCCGTTCCCAGCCATGCCGCAATTACGGCGACGCTCGAGGCTTGCAGGGCGGCGGCTGCCGCGTTCTGCTCCACGCGTCCGTCGGACGCCGCTTGCGTGACCAATTTATAAAATTTCCCTATGAATAACCCGGAAAGTATCTATTGGACAGAAATAAGCGCTTTGATCGAAGCTGGCGTGACCAACCTCCCGGAAGCGCCTCATGACTGGCCGTCGCATCTATCTCGAATTCACCGAAAGCCGGACGCGAGGCATCCTGGATTTCTATGAAGAATTCGCTCCCGTCACCTGCGACACGATCTGGACCGCGCTCGCGAGACCAATCCGCGTCACTGTATTTCACGCCATGTTCGCCGGTCCTGAAATCATGACCGGCCTCGAGGGAGAGGCGCGCAACTTCGATCCCTCGAAAATCCCGCTGGAGAACCAGACCGTGACTCCCGGCAAGGGCGAGATGCTGTGGTACTATCAGGGCAAGAACAGCATGAAGGGCCTCACCGACGAATTGTGGGAGCTCGGCATGTTCTATGACAATGGCGGCCGCACGTTTGGTCCCCTTGGCTGGACGCCGGTGAACATCTTCGCCGTCATGAATGAGGGACTCGACAAGATCGCCGAAGAATGCCGGGGCATCCGCATGACGGGAGCGAAGACGATCGAGATCGGACGCGTCGCCTGAACGGTCGCAGCGAATTTGATTTGCGCGAATTGGATTTGCACGAGAGGGGATGAACATGCTGTCACGCCGCACGCTGCTTGGATCGACCGCCGCATTCGCACTCGCCTCGCCGGCCGTCGCGCAGCAAAAGACGCTGGTGATCAATTCCTTCGGCGGCGCCTACGAAACAACCCACCGCAAAGCAGTCATTGACGCCTTCGAGAGGCAGAACAACGTCAAGATCAATGTGGTCACAGTTTATTCGGCCGACGCGCTCGCGCAGCTGCGCGCCCAGAAATCGGCGCCGCAATTCGATGTGATCCACTTTTCCGGCGGACAGGAAGCGGTCGCGGCGAAGGAAGGTCTGCTTGAGAAGATGTCGCCGGCGGACCTGCCGACGAACGGCAAGAGCCTTTATCCGTTTGCGACCGCCGGCCTCGAGCGTGGCGAAGGGCCGGTGATGCAGGTCGCCGCCATGGGCCTCATCTACCAGACCGAGAAGGTGAAGCCGACGCCGACGAGCTGGAAGGACGTGCTTGATGCAAAATTCAAGGGCCACATCGTCCTGACTGACTTCTCGAACAGCTATGGGCTGCTTAGCGCGCTGATGCTGAATCAGGCGCTTGGCGGCACGCTCGACAATGTCGATCCCGGCTTCAAGGCGCTGCAGAGCGTCATCAAGGACGCGACCGTGATTTCACGCTCGCCTGATATCCAACTCAATTTCGCGCAGAATGATGCTTGGCTCGCGCCCTATGCGCAGGACTATGCTTACGCCTTGCGCAAGGCCGGCGTGCCGGCGAAATTCGTTCCGCCACAGGAAGGCGTCGCCGGGTCGCTAATCACGATCAACGCGGTCGCCGGTCGCCCCAATCGCGATCTTGCGATGAAGTTCATCGACTTCTCGCTGCGCGCCGAGGCGCAGGAGATGTGGGCGAAGGATTTGCGATATTCGCCTGTTAACAAGGATCTCAAGCTCGACCCCGAGACGGCTGGCGATGTCATTTATGGCGAAGAGGCTGTGAAGAAGCTCGTGGTGTTTGATCCGATCAAGATCGGCGAGAAGCGGCAGGGCTGGGTCAATCAATGGAATCGCATGATCGGCAAGTGATCGTGAAGTTCGCCACCTTATCGTGACGACGCCTGCGCATCGAAAGCTCGAGCCCCCGCTGCTGCTGACGCCGGGCGTCATTGCGCTAACGGCCGCGTTCCTTCTGCCTGTCGCGCAAGTGATCGCCTACGCCTTCTTTCGCGACGGCTCCTTCTCCTGGAGCGCCATCGATCTCACGCCCTGGAAACGCCTGTTCGAGGATGACTATCATCTCTTCGTCGGGCTGCGCACATTACGGCTCGGGCTGATCGTCACCGCGCTCAGTCTCCTGCTCGGCTATCCCCTCGCGCTGATCATCGAAAGCGCGTCCCAGCGGTTGAAGACGCTGCTGCTCCTCGCACTCATCCTGCCGCTCATGACGAGCGTGGTCGTCAGAACATTTGGCTGGCTGGTGATCCTCGGACGCGGCGGCCCGATTGCGCGCTTTCTGCGCGATCAAGGGTTGGTCGCGAACAATTTCCAACTCGCTTACACCGAGACCGGCGTCGTGCTGGCGATGACGCAGGTGCTTCTCCCCTACATGGTTCTTGTGCTGGTCGGCGTGCTCGCTCAGATCGACAAGAGGCTGATCGAAGCCGCACGCACCATGGGCGCGGGATCGCGCGCGACGCTGACAAACGTCGTCATCCCGCTTTCTCTTCCCGGCATCCTCGCCGGATCGGTTCTCGTTTTCGCTGTCACGATCAGTTCCTTCATCACCCCCGTGGTGATCGGTGGGTTGAAGCTGCCTGTGCTGGCCTCGGGAGTGTATCACTCCGCCATTTCCTACAATGACTGGCCGCTCGCCGCGGCGCAGGCGACGGCGCTCTTTGTCGTTGTCGTCGTGATCCTCCTGCCCTACGCCTTGAGCACGCGAAAAGAAGCTCGATGAATCTCGGCCTCCCCATTTCTTTGCGAGCAGCTGCCGTTGCGTTCGTCTGCCTCATCATCATTTTCCTGCTCGCGCCGCTTGTTGTCGTGATGGCCGCTTCGCTGTCTGCGGGAGGCTATCTCGTTTTTCCGCCGCAAGGCCGCTCGTTTAGATGGTATGCTGAAGTGCTGAGCGACCGCCGCTACCAGGAGGCTCTCGCGACAAGCGCCTGGATCGCAATCATTGCGACAGCGATCTCTGCGCCGCTTGGAACCGCCGCTGCGATCGCATTGACGCGATTCGACTTTCGAGGGCGAGCGGCCACGCAGGTGCTGTTCCTGTCGCCACTTTTCTTTCCGACGATCGTGGTCGCGATTGGTCTTCTCATCATGGCGTCGCGCGCGCTCGGCGGCTCCTCAGTCGGCGTGATCGTCGCTGGGCACGTCGCGCTCGCTATTCCTTTCGTCGTCCGCGCCGTCGGAGCAGTCCTCGAAGGCGTCGACCGCTCGACGGATGAGGCGGCGCGCGTCATGGGCGCGCGATGGTGGCAGAGATATCTCTTGGTGACACTCCCGCAATGC carries:
- a CDS encoding ABC transporter substrate-binding protein, whose amino-acid sequence is MNMLSRRTLLGSTAAFALASPAVAQQKTLVINSFGGAYETTHRKAVIDAFERQNNVKINVVTVYSADALAQLRAQKSAPQFDVIHFSGGQEAVAAKEGLLEKMSPADLPTNGKSLYPFATAGLERGEGPVMQVAAMGLIYQTEKVKPTPTSWKDVLDAKFKGHIVLTDFSNSYGLLSALMLNQALGGTLDNVDPGFKALQSVIKDATVISRSPDIQLNFAQNDAWLAPYAQDYAYALRKAGVPAKFVPPQEGVAGSLITINAVAGRPNRDLAMKFIDFSLRAEAQEMWAKDLRYSPVNKDLKLDPETAGDVIYGEEAVKKLVVFDPIKIGEKRQGWVNQWNRMIGK
- a CDS encoding ABC transporter permease codes for the protein MTTPAHRKLEPPLLLTPGVIALTAAFLLPVAQVIAYAFFRDGSFSWSAIDLTPWKRLFEDDYHLFVGLRTLRLGLIVTALSLLLGYPLALIIESASQRLKTLLLLALILPLMTSVVVRTFGWLVILGRGGPIARFLRDQGLVANNFQLAYTETGVVLAMTQVLLPYMVLVLVGVLAQIDKRLIEAARTMGAGSRATLTNVVIPLSLPGILAGSVLVFAVTISSFITPVVIGGLKLPVLASGVYHSAISYNDWPLAAAQATALFVVVVVILLPYALSTRKEAR
- a CDS encoding ABC transporter permease; the encoded protein is MNLGLPISLRAAAVAFVCLIIIFLLAPLVVVMAASLSAGGYLVFPPQGRSFRWYAEVLSDRRYQEALATSAWIAIIATAISAPLGTAAAIALTRFDFRGRAATQVLFLSPLFFPTIVVAIGLLIMASRALGGSSVGVIVAGHVALAIPFVVRAVGAVLEGVDRSTDEAARVMGARWWQRYLLVTLPQCSSGILAGALLAFLVSFDDAVLILFLRTPAIDTLPLRIYSSLEFSPDPGVAAASTLLIIMAAFIVLASERLLAGRRAIG